Proteins from one Notolabrus celidotus isolate fNotCel1 unplaced genomic scaffold, fNotCel1.pri scaffold_315_arrow_ctg1, whole genome shotgun sequence genomic window:
- the LOC117809637 gene encoding uncharacterized protein LOC117809637, producing the protein MCVKMQQIDPDSDQAPPRQLQHQAAPDDEGGAVGGQQAAIAFPAAPPGIMVPPIYPPLPDSCLTYSSSSHTRTELKYGFPPPYQNPKGGQDVRADPISSWESHLRNSFLQGMIPAIADQIEHSCITWETGKLHEIEQYAVHAEKLLNDQQKRKSAKQAEQLHLATLTMFQSTFRGGRGGRGRGRGRGVRRGGRGGLNRRFRDPEACFICGEKGHWSRQCPQLEAQYD; encoded by the exons ATG tgtgttaaAATGCAGCAGATCGACCCTGACTCCGACCAGGCGCCGCCAAGACAACTCCAACATCAGGCTGCTCCAGACGATGAAGGGGGTGCAGTAGGAGGACAGCAAGCAGCAATTGCTTTCCCAGCCGCACCGCCAGGCATCATGGTTCCACCAATCTACCCACCACTGCCGGACAGTTGCTTGACCTATTCTAGTTCAAGCCACACTAGAACTGAACTTAAGTATGGCTTTCCACCGCCATACCAGAATCCTAAAGGAGGACAGGATGTTCGTGCAGACCCAATTTCATCATGGGAGTCTCATCTTCGTAACAGTTTTCTGCAAGGCATGATTCCAGCTATTGCTGACCAGATTGAACATTCCTGTATTACATGGGAAACTGGTAAACTTCATGAGATTGAACAATATGCTGTCCATGCTGAAAAACTCCTCAATGAtcagcaaaaaagaaaatctgcaaaACAAGCTGAACAACTCCATCTTGCTACACTCACAATGTTTCAGTCTACAttcagaggaggcagaggaggcagaggacgCGGTCGTGGCAGGGGTGTACGCAGAGGTGGTAGAGGGGGCCTGAACCGTCGCTTCAGAGACCCAGAAGCATGTTTCATTTGTGGAGAAAAAGGACATTGGTCACGTCAGTGTCCACAGCTGGAGGCTCAGTATGATTGA